GGTGTATTAAAATCTGGTTCACCAAGACTCAAGCTGATAATGTCTATTCCTTGTTCTTTTAGCTCGCGAGCTTTTGCTGCCATCGCTAAAGTCTGTGAAGTTGTAAGATTGTTGATTCTATCTGATAGAACTTGAGTTTCCATAGGTATTAAATACATTTAAATAGTATCAACCAAAGGTAAGTATAATAAATCTATATTATAGTTAAGAGGGGCTTATTTACCGAGAAAAAAGGCTATTTTTGTCAAAACTTTTGAAATGGAAGAAATTTTAAAATATTTCCCTAATCTTACCCCTGAACAAATCGCGCAATTTGAACAATTGGAAGTTGTGTACCAGGAGTGGAATGCAAAAATTAACGTTATTTCTAGAAAAGATATACACGAATTATATGTAAAGCATGTCTTGCATTCATTGGGAATTGCTAAGGTAATGGAATTTGTTCCAGGTAGTAGTGTAATGGATGTTGGAACAGGAGGAGGATTTCCTGGAATTCCATTGGCTATTATGTTTCCAGAAACAAAATTCTACTTGATTGATATTATTGCAAAAAAGATACGTGTCGTTAATGAAGTTATCCAAGCATTAGGGTTAACCAATGTCGTTGCAGAACAAAAAAGAGCCGAAACAGTAGAAGAGAAGTTCGATTTTATTGTGAGTCGTGCTGTAACCAATATGCCTGATTTTGTAAAGTGGATTCGCCATAAAACGAAAAAGGAAAATCACCATGAATTTGAAAATGGAATCCTATACTTGAAAGGTGGAGATTTGACAGAAGAATTACAAGACTTCCCAAAAGCCGTTCAGTTTGATTTGAGTAATATCTTTGATGACGAATTTTTCGAAACGAAAAAAGTAGTGTATTTGCCGTTGAAATATAAAGGGTAAATTGATTATGGGTTAGGGGGAGAGACGTTATGAGTGATTGGTTATGAGGTTATGGGTTATGAGTTATGAGTTATGAGTTATGAGGTTCATTCATCGAATACTAAAATAAAGATAACCCCGTGAGATAAATGGGAGATGAACTGAAATCTCATACGGATCTATTATTATCTTGAATCTCCTTGTGAAAAATAATTATGATATATAAAAAAGGATGAATTGCAACCGCAATTCATCCTTTTTTCATTTTATATGATACTGTTTTTATCTTATAGGTTTGATTTTTGTAGTAATTTTAGATGCTCATTCATTCATCTCATAAATTATACCCATCAATCTCTATTAAGTGAAGTTGTTATTTGTAAAGCTGTGAAATTTAGCGATTATAGAGAAATTTTTCTATTTAGAAAACCCCCATAACCTCATAACCCATAACCCATAACCTCTCCAATAGTTAACGAAGTGGTTTCACAAACAGCAAACACGTATCCGTAGGTCGATGGAGCACGTGATTGGCTACACTTCCCAAGATAATATCTTTGATACCTGCTGAACCTTTAACTCCTAGAATCATAAGGTCTGCCTTCTTTGTTTTAGCATATTGTATTAAGGCAGCCGCGACATTTTGATTTTTTGCAGGAACGATGTCAATATCGGTGTATTGCGCATATTGTTTGTTCCATTTTCCTTCCTTCTCTTTGATGTCCTCGCGTGATATTTTATCGAGTTCTTTATCCGTCATCATAGGCAAATAGCTCCAGTATGATTTAGAGATATGTACTGCG
The window above is part of the Myroides odoratus DSM 2801 genome. Proteins encoded here:
- the rsmG gene encoding 16S rRNA (guanine(527)-N(7))-methyltransferase RsmG, coding for MEEILKYFPNLTPEQIAQFEQLEVVYQEWNAKINVISRKDIHELYVKHVLHSLGIAKVMEFVPGSSVMDVGTGGGFPGIPLAIMFPETKFYLIDIIAKKIRVVNEVIQALGLTNVVAEQKRAETVEEKFDFIVSRAVTNMPDFVKWIRHKTKKENHHEFENGILYLKGGDLTEELQDFPKAVQFDLSNIFDDEFFETKKVVYLPLKYKG